The DNA region TGCTGGGCTTCCCTCTCGGGGAGCGACGAGGCTGGGTCTAGAGGCGCCTGCGGCTCTTTCGGCGGCCGGGTCTCGTATACTCTCGGCAACGCGGGGGACTGAACATTGTGTGTGATGGAGGTATCAGGAGCCGTGGCATTGCGCGGCgccgggggtgggtgagaagGTAACGAGTAGGACTGAAAAGCAGCGGCGAGCTGGGCCGGCGTCGACGAGAACTGACGTTGTTGGTTGCTGCTTCGAAAGAAGCTGCGGCGGCAAGCTAGACACGCCGCTCTCCTGGCTAGTAAACTAGACGCGTTCATTCTGAAGTTGGGGAAAGATATCTCGAGGGTATTCGCAGgtttggtgagggtgaggttatGGCAGCATGGGAATTGCGTCGCAGAGATGGGCATTTGTCAACTTCGGTGAAGGCGGCAAATGCGAAGCAGCAACCGACAACTTCTGATCAATCAGCCGAAGTGATGACATGACGCCAAGAGCCCAGCCGACACTGATTCTGCCCAGCCAATCAACGATCGTGCATTTGGAATACATTCAAGACGCACGGGCCCtgtcgacaacaacaagtgAATTGAATATTCTCAAAGAAAGACTCGACCAGATCAAAACAGTAGACAGTATGGTATACTCAGCTCCCACAACCGTAACGCCATCCAATTGACCCATTCTTCAAACTCGGTTACGCCATGGTCACCCTGAAATCAGCGCCCCCACGTCTCCTACCGCCTGccttcccatcttcttcagcagcgTCCGCTCATCCGCCTCTCTGTACTTT from Podospora pseudocomata strain CBS 415.72m chromosome 3, whole genome shotgun sequence includes:
- the ISA1 gene encoding Iron-sulfur assembly protein 1 (EggNog:ENOG503P2UB; COG:P) gives rise to the protein MPISATQFPCCHNLTLTKPANTLEISFPNFRMNASSLLARRAACLACRRSFFRSSNQQRQFSSTPAQLAAAFQSYSLPSHPPPAPRNATAPDTSITHNVQSPALPRVYETRPPKEPQAPLDPASSLPEREAQQSKSSTQLSAPSPRPRSKLRAPRKAAMKLTPAAVDHLRALLDQPDPKLIKVGVRNRGCSGLAYHLEFVEKPGAFDETVEQDGVKVLIDSKALFSIIGSEMDWIEDKLSQRFVFRNPNIKEQCGCGESFMV